In Myxococcus guangdongensis, a single genomic region encodes these proteins:
- a CDS encoding DUF2203 domain-containing protein, with protein sequence MRYFSVDEANRLVPLLSRTFEHIRPWVERVQQLVETLGTPEGKALANHEALREERDALLEKVRVELRQFHEMGLEIKGAQGLVDFRAHRGEEPVYLCWRIGEPAVSHWHGMYDGFSGRRPIDSPDEFAPTYLS encoded by the coding sequence ATGCGCTACTTCAGCGTCGACGAGGCCAATCGACTGGTGCCGCTCTTGAGCCGCACCTTCGAGCACATCCGCCCCTGGGTGGAGCGGGTGCAACAGCTCGTGGAGACGCTCGGCACGCCCGAGGGCAAGGCGCTGGCGAACCACGAGGCCCTGCGCGAGGAGCGCGACGCGCTGCTCGAGAAGGTCCGCGTCGAGCTGCGCCAGTTCCACGAGATGGGCCTGGAAATCAAAGGCGCGCAGGGGCTCGTCGACTTCCGAGCCCACCGCGGTGAAGAGCCCGTCTACCTGTGCTGGCGCATCGGAGAGCCCGCCGTCTCGCACTGGCACGGCATGTACGACGGCTTCTCCGGACGTCGCCCCATCGACAGCCCGGACGAGTTCGCCCCCACCTACTTGAGCTGA